A genomic segment from Bosea sp. OAE506 encodes:
- a CDS encoding NAD(P)-dependent oxidoreductase — protein sequence MTATKESVGFIGVGLMGQGMAQSLLNKGFPLTVMGHRNRKPVETLVAGGAREAKTPRELAQNASIIFLCVTGSAQVEAVVNGPDGIAAGAKPGTVIVDCSTSDPTVTVRIAAELEAKGLHLADAPLGGTPAQAALGQLSAMVGTTPEVFARIKPAIEAWAQKVVHLGPVGDGHKMKLLNNFLSMGYAAIYAEALTLASKIGITPQTFDSVLRGSRMDCGFYQTFMQYVLERDRDAHKFTLVNALKDVRYLESVANAAGVPNPIGNAVKNSFSRAVAAGKSDDYVPMLSDFIAAENGLSLGAKG from the coding sequence ATGACTGCAACCAAAGAATCAGTGGGCTTCATCGGCGTCGGTCTGATGGGGCAGGGCATGGCGCAGAGCCTGCTCAACAAGGGCTTCCCTCTGACGGTCATGGGGCATCGCAACCGCAAGCCGGTCGAGACCCTCGTGGCCGGCGGCGCGAGGGAAGCCAAGACCCCTCGGGAGCTTGCTCAGAACGCCAGCATCATCTTCCTGTGCGTGACCGGCTCGGCTCAGGTCGAGGCCGTGGTGAACGGGCCCGACGGCATCGCGGCGGGCGCCAAGCCCGGCACGGTGATCGTCGACTGCTCGACCTCGGATCCGACGGTGACCGTGCGGATCGCCGCGGAACTGGAGGCCAAGGGCCTGCACCTGGCCGATGCGCCGCTCGGCGGGACACCGGCCCAGGCCGCGCTCGGCCAGCTCTCGGCGATGGTCGGGACGACGCCTGAGGTCTTCGCGCGGATCAAGCCGGCGATCGAGGCCTGGGCGCAGAAGGTCGTTCATCTCGGCCCGGTCGGCGATGGCCACAAGATGAAGCTTCTGAACAACTTCCTCTCGATGGGCTATGCGGCGATCTATGCCGAGGCGCTGACGCTGGCCTCGAAGATCGGCATCACCCCGCAGACCTTCGACAGCGTGCTGCGCGGCAGCCGGATGGATTGCGGCTTCTACCAGACCTTCATGCAGTATGTGCTGGAGCGCGACCGTGATGCGCACAAGTTCACGCTGGTCAACGCGCTCAAGGATGTCCGCTATCTCGAAAGCGTCGCCAACGCCGCCGGCGTCCCGAACCCGATCGGCAACGCCGTGAAGAACAGCTTCTCCCGCGCGGTCGCCGCCGGGAAGAGCGACGATTATGTGCCGATGCTGTCGGACTTCATCGCCGCCGAGAACGGCCTGTCGCTCGGCGCGAAGGGCTGA
- the ugpC gene encoding sn-glycerol-3-phosphate ABC transporter ATP-binding protein UgpC translates to MASVQIADVRKAYGSTQVIHGVDIDIEDGEFVILVGPSGCGKSTLLRMIAGLENISGGEIRIGPRVVNDVPPKERDIAMVFQNYALYPHMTVADNMAFSMKLRKAPKEEIADRVGKAAAILGLEKLLDRYPRQLSGGQRQRVAMGRAIVRDPQVFLFDEPLSNLDAKLRVQMRTEIKELHQRLKTTTVYVTHDQIEAMTMADKIVVMHDGIVEQMGAPLDLYDRPANLFVAAFIGSPSMNLLNGKITPAGFETEGGVVWPIGTHPVDANGKAAVLGIRPEHIQLDENGLKAEVIVVEPMGSETQVVVRCGGQSLTCVFRERITAKPGELIGITPDTNVTHLFDAATGKSLAA, encoded by the coding sequence ATGGCCTCAGTGCAGATTGCCGACGTGCGCAAGGCGTATGGCTCGACCCAGGTCATCCACGGTGTCGACATCGACATCGAGGACGGCGAGTTCGTAATTCTGGTCGGCCCCTCGGGCTGCGGCAAGTCCACGCTCCTGCGGATGATCGCGGGGCTCGAGAACATTTCGGGCGGCGAGATCCGCATCGGCCCGCGCGTTGTCAACGACGTGCCGCCGAAAGAGCGCGACATCGCGATGGTGTTCCAGAACTACGCGCTCTATCCGCACATGACGGTGGCTGACAACATGGCCTTCTCGATGAAGCTGCGGAAGGCTCCCAAGGAGGAGATCGCCGACCGCGTCGGCAAGGCGGCCGCCATCCTCGGGCTCGAGAAGCTGCTCGATCGCTATCCGCGCCAGCTCTCGGGCGGCCAGCGCCAGCGCGTCGCGATGGGCCGCGCCATCGTGCGCGATCCGCAGGTCTTCCTGTTCGACGAGCCGCTCTCCAATCTTGACGCCAAGCTGCGCGTGCAGATGCGCACCGAGATCAAGGAGCTGCACCAGCGCCTGAAGACCACCACGGTCTACGTCACGCACGACCAGATCGAGGCCATGACCATGGCCGACAAGATCGTGGTGATGCATGACGGCATCGTCGAGCAGATGGGCGCGCCGCTCGACCTTTATGACCGCCCGGCCAATCTCTTCGTGGCGGCCTTCATTGGCTCGCCCTCGATGAACCTGCTGAACGGCAAGATCACGCCTGCGGGCTTCGAGACCGAAGGCGGCGTGGTCTGGCCGATCGGCACGCATCCGGTCGATGCCAACGGCAAGGCGGCGGTGCTCGGCATCCGCCCCGAGCACATCCAGCTCGACGAGAACGGCCTCAAGGCCGAGGTCATCGTGGTCGAGCCGATGGGCTCCGAGACGCAGGTCGTCGTCCGTTGCGGCGGGCAGAGCCTGACCTGCGTGTTCCGTGAGCGCATCACCGCCAAACCTGGCGAGCTGATCGGCATCACGCCCGACACTAATGTGACGCATCTCTTCGACGCCGCCACGGGGAAAAGCCTGGCTGCGTAA
- a CDS encoding LacI family DNA-binding transcriptional regulator, whose product MTNSGPSGAGHSLKPPAAAPGPRSRVTLQIIADRLAVSTATVSLALRGSPLVAEATRSRVQQMARDMGYSYNRSAASLRTDRTNILGVGFHDITNPYFAELLAAIEETTTAHGRSILLGTYGEDLERQDRVLNTLKEYRPDGMILCAAGGSTPETFAHLVAAGVPMVQLSREITPALDFVGSDDRHGTTLAMEHLIGLGHRRIAFICANERISTGRNRYLGYCEALARHGLTFDPALVYSGYGTRENGSKGIQTVLDAPNPPTAAICMNDLAAFGAMLGLRHRGREAGIDFSIIGCDDVQEAAQWYPALTTIRNFQDEMGRTSAEFLISRIADPDAPPRRHLLTPALVIRGTTTAPRG is encoded by the coding sequence ATGACCAACAGCGGGCCCAGCGGGGCAGGGCACTCCCTCAAGCCGCCGGCGGCCGCTCCGGGGCCCCGCAGCCGCGTCACGCTGCAGATCATCGCGGATCGGCTGGCGGTCTCGACCGCGACGGTGTCGCTGGCCCTGCGCGGATCGCCGCTGGTGGCGGAGGCGACGCGCAGCCGCGTGCAGCAGATGGCCCGCGACATGGGCTACAGCTACAACCGCAGCGCAGCCTCGCTGCGCACCGACCGCACCAACATCCTGGGCGTCGGCTTCCACGACATCACCAATCCCTACTTCGCCGAGCTGCTGGCAGCGATCGAGGAGACCACCACCGCCCATGGCCGCTCGATCCTGCTCGGCACCTATGGCGAGGATCTCGAGCGGCAGGACCGGGTGCTGAACACGCTGAAGGAATACCGGCCCGACGGGATGATCCTCTGCGCGGCCGGCGGCTCGACGCCCGAGACCTTTGCCCATCTCGTTGCCGCCGGGGTGCCGATGGTGCAGCTCTCGCGCGAGATCACGCCCGCGCTCGACTTCGTCGGCTCCGACGACCGCCACGGCACGACGCTCGCCATGGAGCACCTGATCGGGCTGGGGCACCGCCGCATCGCCTTCATCTGCGCCAATGAGAGGATCTCGACCGGGCGCAACCGCTATCTCGGCTATTGCGAGGCCCTCGCGCGTCACGGCCTGACCTTCGATCCGGCACTGGTCTATTCGGGCTACGGCACCCGTGAGAACGGCTCCAAGGGCATCCAGACGGTGCTCGACGCGCCAAATCCGCCGACCGCCGCGATCTGCATGAACGATCTCGCCGCGTTCGGTGCCATGCTCGGCCTGCGCCATCGCGGCCGCGAGGCCGGCATCGACTTCTCGATCATCGGCTGCGACGACGTGCAGGAGGCGGCGCAATGGTATCCCGCCCTGACCACGATCCGGAACTTCCAGGACGAGATGGGCCGGACCAGCGCCGAATTCCTGATCAGCCGGATCGCCGATCCCGACGCGCCGCCTCGGCGCCATCTGCTGACGCCCGCGCTCGTCATCCGCGGCACGACGACGGCGCCCCGCGGCTGA
- a CDS encoding FCD domain-containing protein gives MRVRDYSRPTTLNPDRLFGQVAQKLAVAIITGAVKAGEVLPDEDDLRSDISVSRTAYREAVKVLTAKGLVEARPKSGTRAAPRESWNLLDPDVLAWHFEADANEKFIRDLFELRRFAEPAAARLAAQRRTAADIARIEAAYRGMAENQPYDDVTIRADLAFHEAVFAASHNATLMCLSSAVAATLQWSLLLKSIDDREFFVASLVDHERVLDAIVQRDGELAAARMKALVIDSLNTTLAMLTPLSAAAIQKTA, from the coding sequence ATGCGGGTGCGCGACTATTCGCGACCGACCACGCTCAACCCCGACCGGCTCTTCGGCCAGGTCGCGCAGAAGCTCGCCGTCGCGATCATCACCGGGGCCGTCAAGGCCGGCGAGGTGCTGCCGGACGAGGACGATCTGCGCAGCGACATCTCGGTCTCGCGCACGGCCTATCGCGAAGCGGTGAAAGTGCTCACCGCCAAGGGGCTGGTCGAGGCGAGGCCCAAGAGCGGCACCCGCGCCGCGCCGCGCGAAAGCTGGAACCTGCTCGATCCGGACGTCCTCGCCTGGCATTTCGAGGCCGACGCGAACGAGAAATTCATTCGCGATCTCTTCGAGTTGCGGCGCTTCGCCGAGCCCGCCGCGGCACGCCTGGCGGCGCAGCGGCGCACCGCCGCCGACATCGCGCGAATCGAGGCCGCCTATCGCGGGATGGCCGAGAACCAGCCCTATGACGACGTCACCATCAGGGCCGACCTCGCCTTCCACGAGGCGGTCTTCGCCGCCTCCCACAACGCCACGCTGATGTGCCTTTCCAGCGCGGTCGCGGCCACGCTGCAATGGTCCCTTCTGCTGAAATCGATCGACGACCGCGAGTTCTTCGTGGCCTCGCTGGTCGATCACGAGCGCGTCCTGGATGCGATCGTGCAGCGCGACGGCGAGCTCGCCGCAGCCCGGATGAAGGCGCTGGTGATCGACAGCCTGAACACCACGCTGGCGATGCTAACGCCTCTTTCAGCGGCCGCGATCCAGAAAACAGCGTGA
- a CDS encoding sugar ABC transporter permease produces MAAGSFAAPPETTAWSRLMVNRNWLGFWFMVPTMIFLVFFLAWPLLLGMWMSMTDMRIGRGGVFIGLENYQYLLEDSDFLNATAFTLVYTAVASVVKFAVGLYLAILLNNHMPFKAFIRAIVLIPFIVPTVLSAVAFWWIFDTQFSIFTWLLQKAGILAKGQYINWLGDPFLAQCSVIFANIWRGIPFIAITLLAGLQTVSPSLYEAATLDGASGWQRFRFVTYPLLTPIIAVVMTFSVLFTFTDFQLIWAMTRGGPVNATQLMATLSYQRGILGGRLGEGAAIATAMVPFLLAAIMVSWFGLQRRKWQQGESND; encoded by the coding sequence ATGGCTGCAGGCTCGTTCGCCGCTCCGCCGGAGACCACCGCCTGGTCGCGGCTGATGGTCAACCGCAACTGGCTGGGTTTCTGGTTCATGGTTCCGACCATGATCTTCCTGGTGTTCTTCCTGGCCTGGCCGCTGCTCCTGGGCATGTGGATGAGCATGACCGACATGCGCATCGGCCGCGGCGGCGTGTTCATCGGCCTGGAGAATTACCAGTACCTGCTGGAAGACAGCGATTTCCTGAACGCGACCGCCTTCACGCTGGTCTACACGGCCGTCGCCTCGGTGGTGAAGTTCGCGGTCGGCCTCTATCTGGCGATCCTGCTGAACAACCACATGCCGTTCAAGGCGTTCATCCGCGCCATTGTGCTGATCCCCTTCATCGTGCCCACCGTGCTCTCGGCCGTGGCGTTCTGGTGGATCTTCGATACGCAGTTCTCGATCTTCACCTGGCTGCTGCAGAAGGCCGGAATCCTCGCCAAGGGCCAGTACATCAACTGGCTCGGCGATCCGTTCCTCGCGCAGTGCAGCGTGATCTTCGCCAATATCTGGCGCGGCATTCCGTTCATCGCGATCACGCTGCTGGCCGGTCTGCAGACGGTCTCGCCCTCGCTCTACGAGGCCGCGACGCTCGACGGCGCTTCGGGCTGGCAGCGCTTCCGCTTTGTGACCTATCCGCTGCTGACCCCGATCATCGCGGTGGTGATGACATTCTCGGTGCTGTTCACCTTCACCGATTTCCAGTTGATCTGGGCCATGACCCGCGGCGGCCCGGTGAACGCGACGCAGCTGATGGCGACGTTGTCCTATCAGCGCGGCATCCTCGGCGGGCGGCTGGGCGAGGGCGCGGCCATCGCCACAGCCATGGTGCCCTTCCTCCTCGCCGCGATCATGGTGAGCTGGTTCGGCCTTCAGCGCCGCAAGTGGCAGCAGGGAGAGAGCAATGACTGA
- a CDS encoding YqaA family protein, with product MSSPASAPAAEPSRGGPIRRLYAWTMSLAGRPRAEIWLAVVAFVESSFFLIPADVLFVPMAMARPLRAYRLALIATLFSTLGGIAGYALGYYAFEALARPVLAFYGKLAAFESLRACAGPDTTLILLATSGLAHLPPIKVVTILAGAVHIGLGFFVLSCVLARGLRFFALAFLLRRYGPAISHFIERRLKVMAVLAAGAAILLYFGLKLVAGSGQLLSC from the coding sequence ATGTCCAGCCCCGCTTCCGCTCCCGCCGCCGAGCCCTCGCGCGGCGGCCCCATCCGGCGCCTCTATGCCTGGACGATGTCGCTGGCGGGGCGGCCGCGGGCCGAGATCTGGCTCGCCGTCGTCGCCTTCGTCGAGAGCTCCTTCTTCCTGATCCCGGCGGATGTGCTGTTCGTGCCGATGGCGATGGCGCGGCCGCTGCGGGCCTACCGGCTGGCGCTGATCGCCACCCTGTTCTCGACGCTGGGCGGCATCGCCGGCTATGCGCTGGGCTATTACGCGTTCGAGGCTCTGGCGCGGCCGGTGCTGGCCTTCTACGGCAAGCTCGCCGCCTTCGAGAGCCTGCGCGCTTGTGCGGGGCCGGACACCACGCTGATCCTGCTCGCGACTTCGGGGCTGGCGCATCTGCCGCCGATCAAGGTCGTCACGATCCTGGCCGGGGCCGTCCATATCGGGCTCGGCTTCTTCGTGCTCTCCTGTGTGCTGGCGCGTGGCCTGCGCTTCTTCGCGCTGGCCTTCCTGCTCCGGCGCTACGGCCCGGCCATCAGCCACTTCATCGAGCGTCGCCTGAAAGTGATGGCCGTGCTGGCTGCGGGCGCGGCGATCCTGCTGTATTTCGGCCTCAAGCTGGTCGCAGGGTCCGGCCAGCTTCTGTCCTGCTGA
- a CDS encoding carbohydrate ABC transporter permease: MTDAALKSGANAGSLTDHREGMAYLETLPRKLVTVYMPLAIILFVLLFPFYWMVITSIKPDSQLLDLENSNPLWVSQPTFQHIYKLLFDSAYPRWLLTTMTVATAATFLSIFASVLSAYAITRIRYKGAATVGGLIFLAYLVPPSILFIPLSAVIHAYGLFDTPFALILTYPTILIPFCTWLLMGYFKTIPYELEECALMDGASRWQILTKIVLPLAIPGLISAFIFAFTLCWNEFIYALTFISSDHNKTVPVAIISNFVDGDIFRWGSLMAGALIGSLPLVILYAFFVEHYVSAMTGAVKE, encoded by the coding sequence ATGACTGACGCCGCCCTCAAGTCCGGCGCCAACGCGGGCTCGCTGACCGATCACCGCGAGGGCATGGCCTATCTGGAGACGCTGCCGCGCAAGCTGGTCACCGTCTACATGCCGCTCGCGATCATCCTGTTCGTGCTGCTGTTCCCGTTCTACTGGATGGTGATCACCTCCATCAAACCCGACTCGCAGCTGCTCGATCTCGAGAACAGCAACCCGCTCTGGGTCAGCCAGCCGACGTTCCAGCACATCTACAAGCTGCTGTTCGACAGCGCCTATCCGCGCTGGCTACTGACGACGATGACGGTCGCGACCGCGGCGACCTTCCTGTCGATCTTCGCGAGCGTGCTCTCGGCCTATGCGATCACCCGCATCCGCTACAAGGGCGCGGCGACGGTGGGCGGGCTGATCTTCCTGGCCTATCTCGTGCCGCCCTCGATCCTGTTCATCCCGCTCTCGGCGGTGATCCACGCCTATGGCCTGTTCGATACGCCGTTTGCGCTGATCCTGACCTATCCGACGATCCTGATCCCGTTCTGCACCTGGCTGCTGATGGGCTACTTCAAGACCATTCCCTACGAGCTGGAGGAATGCGCCCTGATGGACGGGGCGAGCCGTTGGCAGATCCTGACCAAGATCGTGCTGCCGCTGGCGATTCCGGGGCTGATCTCGGCGTTCATCTTCGCCTTCACGCTGTGCTGGAACGAGTTCATCTACGCGCTGACCTTCATCTCCTCGGACCACAACAAGACGGTGCCGGTGGCGATCATCTCCAACTTCGTCGATGGCGACATCTTCCGCTGGGGTTCGCTGATGGCAGGCGCCCTGATCGGCTCGCTGCCGCTGGTGATCCTCTACGCCTTCTTCGTCGAGCATTATGTGTCGGCGATGACCGGGGCCGTGAAGGAGTAG
- a CDS encoding aspartate/glutamate racemase family protein produces MRILLINPNTTAEVTALMARLLAPKLPPGVTLKPVTGRFGARYIASRSAAAIAGHATLDAFAEHGGDCDAVYLACFGDPGLLALKELAGVPVIGMAEASCLDAATRPGRFAIVTGGERWGPMLQEFVGTLGLGDRLAGIETVAPTGAEIARDPDGAVELLAQACRDVAARTGATTVILGGAGLAGLAPRIRPQVGLDVICSVEAGLAAVLAALRTAQQKPHQGDLAFPAGIASIGLGESLAARLAEPAPTGRA; encoded by the coding sequence TTGCGCATCCTGCTGATCAATCCAAACACCACCGCCGAGGTGACGGCGCTGATGGCGCGCCTGCTCGCGCCGAAACTGCCGCCGGGCGTGACGCTGAAGCCCGTCACCGGCCGCTTCGGCGCGCGCTACATCGCCAGCCGCAGCGCCGCCGCCATCGCTGGCCATGCCACGCTCGATGCCTTTGCCGAGCATGGCGGGGATTGCGACGCGGTCTATCTCGCCTGCTTCGGCGACCCCGGCCTGCTGGCGCTGAAGGAGTTGGCGGGCGTGCCGGTGATCGGCATGGCCGAGGCGAGCTGCCTCGACGCCGCGACGCGCCCGGGGCGCTTCGCCATCGTCACCGGCGGCGAACGCTGGGGCCCGATGCTGCAGGAATTCGTCGGCACCCTCGGGCTGGGAGATCGGCTCGCCGGCATCGAGACCGTCGCCCCGACGGGCGCCGAGATCGCGCGCGATCCCGATGGCGCCGTCGAACTGCTGGCGCAGGCCTGCCGGGACGTGGCCGCGCGCACCGGCGCGACCACCGTCATTCTGGGCGGCGCGGGGCTCGCCGGCCTCGCGCCGCGGATTCGCCCGCAGGTCGGGCTCGACGTGATCTGCTCGGTCGAGGCTGGCCTCGCGGCCGTGCTGGCCGCCCTGCGGACGGCCCAGCAAAAACCGCATCAGGGCGACCTCGCCTTTCCGGCAGGGATCGCCAGCATCGGCCTCGGCGAGAGCCTCGCGGCCCGTCTCGCCGAGCCGGCGCCGACCGGCCGCGCCTGA
- a CDS encoding NAD(P)-dependent oxidoreductase — protein MTTPSIAFVGLGAMGAPMAENLVRRQFRVTGFDMRESAREALVAAGGHAAASAKEAAAGAGALVLMVVNAAQARAVLFEGGALEALAPGAIVILMATCPPGEVEAIAAQVAASGRRFVDAPVSGGVVGARAATLSIMVGAPDDSFALARPILDAMGDKVFHVGQSAGQGATVKTVNQLLCGVHIAVAAEALSLAEKAGIDGRVLFEIMGGSAASSWMLKDRGPRMHEAEPPVSSAVDIFVKDLSIVLDAGRAARTALPLAAAAHQMFLAASGLGHGGRDDSQVVRAYRALNAKPANDA, from the coding sequence ATGACCACCCCCTCCATCGCCTTCGTCGGGCTCGGCGCCATGGGCGCGCCGATGGCCGAGAACCTCGTCCGGCGCCAGTTCCGCGTCACCGGCTTCGATATGCGCGAGAGCGCGCGCGAGGCGCTGGTGGCGGCCGGCGGGCATGCTGCGGCGAGCGCGAAGGAGGCTGCCGCCGGGGCCGGGGCTCTGGTGCTGATGGTGGTCAACGCCGCCCAGGCGCGCGCGGTGCTGTTCGAGGGCGGAGCGCTGGAGGCGCTGGCGCCCGGCGCGATCGTGATCCTGATGGCGACCTGCCCGCCCGGCGAGGTCGAGGCGATCGCGGCGCAGGTCGCGGCCAGCGGGCGCCGCTTCGTCGATGCGCCGGTTTCGGGCGGCGTCGTCGGCGCACGTGCCGCGACGCTCTCGATCATGGTCGGCGCGCCCGATGACAGCTTCGCCCTCGCCAGGCCGATCCTGGATGCGATGGGCGACAAGGTCTTCCATGTCGGCCAGTCGGCCGGGCAGGGCGCGACGGTGAAGACGGTCAACCAGCTGCTCTGCGGCGTGCATATCGCGGTGGCGGCCGAGGCGCTGTCGCTTGCCGAGAAGGCGGGCATCGACGGCCGGGTGCTGTTCGAGATCATGGGCGGCTCGGCCGCTTCGTCCTGGATGCTCAAGGATCGCGGGCCGCGCATGCACGAGGCCGAACCGCCGGTCTCCAGCGCCGTCGACATCTTCGTCAAGGATCTCTCGATCGTGCTGGACGCGGGCCGGGCGGCGCGCACGGCGCTGCCGCTGGCGGCAGCGGCCCACCAAATGTTCCTGGCGGCATCGGGCCTCGGCCATGGCGGCCGCGACGATTCGCAGGTGGTGCGGGCCTATCGCGCGCTCAACGCCAAGCCGGCGAACGATGCCTGA
- a CDS encoding PHB depolymerase family esterase translates to MPRLSDTIARLAAARGPGQGTTQPSRLIEWAGFGSNPGALRAYRYKPEGLAPGAPLVVVLHGCTQSAAAYDLGSGWSQLADRHGFALLFPEQQRGNNANLCFNWFAPGDIRRDSGEAHSIAQMIEGTIAGYGLDRRRVFVTGLSAGGAMTAAMLATYPELFAGGAVIAGLPYGSASGVPEALERMRGQGLPGEAALLRAVRNASPHACPWPTLSVWHGQQDHVVVPAAGEAVLLQWRGLHGLSESPSETQSIGPHRRRVWRDGGGIARIEAFTIAGMGHGTPIDAGDGIGVPGPHMLQAGISSTRHIAAFWGIGDPVALAATKPTTAREAAGQAAPISPPIAGFAGGQAGPAVASGPGRIIEDALRAAGLMR, encoded by the coding sequence ATGCCCCGACTGTCCGACACCATCGCCCGCCTCGCCGCCGCACGCGGCCCGGGCCAGGGCACCACGCAGCCATCCCGGCTGATCGAATGGGCCGGGTTCGGGTCCAATCCGGGTGCGCTGCGGGCCTATCGCTACAAGCCCGAGGGGCTCGCGCCCGGAGCGCCGCTGGTCGTCGTGCTGCATGGTTGTACGCAGAGCGCGGCGGCCTATGATCTCGGCTCCGGCTGGTCGCAATTGGCCGACCGGCACGGCTTTGCCCTGCTCTTTCCAGAGCAGCAGCGCGGCAACAACGCCAATCTCTGCTTCAACTGGTTCGCGCCCGGCGATATCCGCCGGGACTCTGGCGAAGCCCACTCGATCGCGCAGATGATCGAGGGCACGATCGCCGGCTATGGTCTCGACCGCCGTCGCGTCTTCGTCACCGGCCTCTCTGCGGGCGGGGCCATGACCGCGGCGATGCTGGCGACCTATCCGGAGCTCTTCGCCGGGGGCGCGGTCATCGCCGGGCTGCCCTATGGCAGCGCCTCGGGTGTGCCCGAGGCGCTGGAGCGGATGCGGGGCCAGGGCCTGCCGGGCGAGGCCGCGCTGCTTAGGGCTGTCCGCAACGCCTCGCCCCATGCGTGCCCCTGGCCGACGCTCTCGGTCTGGCACGGCCAGCAGGATCATGTCGTGGTGCCGGCCGCGGGCGAGGCCGTCCTGTTGCAATGGCGCGGCCTGCACGGCCTTTCCGAGAGCCCGTCCGAGACCCAGTCGATCGGGCCGCATCGCCGCCGGGTCTGGCGCGATGGCGGCGGCATCGCCCGGATCGAGGCCTTCACCATCGCAGGGATGGGCCATGGCACACCGATCGACGCCGGCGACGGCATCGGCGTGCCGGGCCCGCACATGCTGCAGGCGGGGATCTCGTCGACCCGCCATATCGCAGCCTTCTGGGGCATCGGCGACCCCGTGGCGCTCGCCGCGACGAAGCCGACCACGGCGAGGGAGGCAGCAGGTCAAGCCGCGCCCATATCCCCGCCGATAGCCGGTTTCGCGGGCGGACAGGCTGGCCCGGCGGTCGCTTCGGGCCCTGGCCGGATCATCGAGGACGCGTTGCGCGCGGCGGGCCTGATGCGCTGA
- a CDS encoding ABC transporter substrate-binding protein produces the protein MTKPTRRSALKGLAGVAGAGALVGSGMTEWAKAWAQASPFKPEAGATLNLMRWRRFVVAEDEQFNKIVAAFTAATGVRVTVTSESFDDMQPKASVAANTGTGPDIFWSLYSTPHLFPNRCVDVSDVADYLGKKYGGWVPVAEAYGKLGNKWIAIPAAINGGYINYRISQVKAAGFNEVPQTTAGFLELCKALKAKNTPAGFPLGRASGDGNSYAYWLLWSHNAAQVDENSKVIIRSAETEAALNYAKSLYDTFIQGTAAWNDASNNRLFLSGELGLTANGISIYAAANASNDPKQKEIAADMDHAYWPIGPAGKPTEIQLCFPMMAMTYTKFPNACKAFMAFMLEADQFNPWLEAAAGYLTHTLNAFDNNPVWTKDPKNKVFRDASKRSLVAGHRGKLDEKAATAMADFIVVDMFASFCTGRETAAGAMQLAERQLQRIYR, from the coding sequence ATGACCAAACCGACACGACGTTCCGCATTGAAGGGCCTCGCCGGCGTGGCGGGCGCCGGCGCTCTCGTCGGCTCCGGCATGACCGAATGGGCCAAGGCCTGGGCGCAGGCCTCGCCCTTCAAGCCCGAGGCGGGCGCGACGCTCAACCTGATGCGTTGGCGCCGCTTCGTCGTCGCCGAGGACGAGCAGTTCAACAAGATCGTCGCAGCCTTCACCGCGGCGACGGGCGTGCGCGTCACCGTCACCTCCGAATCCTTCGACGACATGCAGCCGAAGGCGTCCGTCGCGGCCAACACCGGCACGGGGCCGGACATCTTCTGGTCGCTCTATTCGACGCCCCATCTGTTCCCGAACCGCTGCGTCGACGTCAGCGACGTCGCCGATTACCTCGGCAAGAAGTATGGCGGCTGGGTCCCGGTGGCCGAGGCCTATGGCAAGCTCGGCAACAAGTGGATCGCGATCCCCGCGGCGATCAACGGCGGCTACATCAACTATCGCATCTCGCAGGTCAAAGCGGCCGGCTTCAACGAGGTGCCGCAGACGACCGCCGGGTTCCTGGAGCTCTGCAAGGCGCTGAAGGCCAAGAACACGCCGGCGGGCTTCCCGCTCGGGCGCGCCTCGGGTGACGGCAACTCCTACGCCTACTGGCTGCTGTGGTCGCACAACGCCGCGCAGGTCGACGAGAACAGCAAGGTGATCATCCGCTCGGCCGAGACGGAAGCGGCGCTGAACTACGCCAAGTCGCTCTACGACACCTTCATCCAGGGCACGGCGGCCTGGAACGACGCCTCCAACAACCGTCTGTTCCTATCGGGCGAACTCGGGCTGACCGCCAACGGCATCTCGATCTATGCCGCGGCGAACGCCTCCAACGATCCGAAGCAGAAGGAAATTGCGGCGGATATGGACCACGCCTACTGGCCGATCGGCCCGGCGGGCAAGCCGACCGAGATCCAGCTCTGCTTCCCGATGATGGCGATGACCTACACGAAGTTCCCGAACGCCTGCAAAGCGTTCATGGCCTTCATGCTGGAAGCCGACCAGTTCAACCCGTGGCTGGAGGCGGCCGCTGGCTACCTCACGCATACGCTGAACGCCTTCGACAACAATCCGGTCTGGACCAAGGACCCGAAGAACAAGGTGTTCCGCGACGCTTCCAAGCGCAGCCTCGTCGCGGGTCATCGCGGCAAGCTGGACGAGAAAGCGGCGACCGCGATGGCGGACTTCATCGTGGTCGACATGTTCGCGAGCTTCTGCACCGGTCGCGAGACCGCTGCGGGCGCGATGCAACTCGCCGAACGGCAGCTCCAGCGCATCTACCGCTGA